In Gammaproteobacteria bacterium, one DNA window encodes the following:
- a CDS encoding HupE/UreJ family protein: MKLLIRLLCLASLAFPGWLAAHPGSESFMTLEVSGEHLEGELKIKLLDLRRAFEMDADGDGLISWPEIKQRKSEIEDYEQARLRVLINGEELPLRFQRFRYGTQDGEDVIASQFAVDAPEPIRQLDIGYALFFDIDLQHESFARIVWEGSPGREAVFSVGSAYQSFSGSAEAARGFLQFLRSGIWHIWIGYDHILFLIALLIPAVYQRRGRGREPVARLAPALWRVTAIVSAFTLAHSITLSCAMLGWIELPSRLVESAIAVSVFLAALNNFLPTTAGGRGAWLAFAFGLLHGFGFAGVLGELDLGVGQLWRPLLGFNLGVEVGQLAIVAVYFPLAYWLRRTRFYRLGVLYAGSAAVCLCALFWFFQRAF; the protein is encoded by the coding sequence ATGAAACTGCTGATCCGGCTGCTGTGCCTGGCATCGCTCGCGTTTCCGGGGTGGCTTGCTGCGCATCCCGGCAGCGAGTCGTTCATGACGCTCGAAGTGAGCGGCGAACATCTTGAAGGCGAGCTGAAGATCAAGTTGCTGGATCTGCGGCGTGCGTTCGAAATGGACGCTGACGGCGACGGCCTCATCAGCTGGCCCGAGATCAAGCAGCGCAAGTCGGAGATCGAGGACTACGAACAGGCCCGACTGAGAGTCCTGATCAACGGCGAGGAACTGCCGCTGCGTTTCCAGCGCTTCCGCTATGGCACGCAGGACGGCGAAGACGTCATCGCCTCGCAGTTCGCGGTCGATGCGCCCGAGCCCATCCGTCAGCTCGACATCGGCTACGCACTGTTTTTCGATATTGACCTGCAGCATGAAAGCTTCGCCCGTATCGTCTGGGAGGGTTCGCCCGGTCGGGAAGCGGTTTTTTCGGTCGGCAGCGCCTATCAGAGTTTCAGTGGCTCGGCCGAGGCCGCGCGCGGGTTTCTGCAGTTCCTGAGATCCGGCATCTGGCATATCTGGATCGGCTACGACCACATACTCTTTCTGATCGCCCTGCTGATTCCGGCGGTCTATCAACGCCGCGGTCGCGGTCGCGAACCGGTGGCGCGCCTGGCTCCCGCGCTGTGGCGCGTGACGGCCATCGTGTCGGCTTTCACCCTGGCGCATTCGATCACCTTGAGCTGCGCGATGCTGGGCTGGATCGAACTGCCGAGCCGTCTGGTCGAGTCGGCGATCGCCGTTTCAGTGTTTCTGGCCGCACTCAACAACTTCCTGCCGACCACCGCCGGCGGTCGCGGCGCCTGGCTCGCGTTTGCGTTCGGCCTGCTGCACGGCTTCGGCTTTGCCGGCGTGCTCGGTGAACTCGATCTCGGCGTGGGGCAGCTATGGCGGCCGTTGCTCGGGTTCAATCTGGGCGTGGAAGTCGGACAGCTTGCGATCGTTGCGGTGTACTTCCCCTTGGCGTACTGGCTGAGGCGAACCCGGTTCTATCGACTGGGCGTGCTCTACGCCGGCTCCGCCGCAGTGTGCCTGTGCGCGCTTTTCTGGTTCTTCCAGCGCGCGTTCTGA
- a CDS encoding CapA family protein produces MKFRNSLRISFSTGLLLGAVCIQASPLAYGASVDRAWKSAAGAEDETVFALTGDSIINRRLSTFAAPGVEQMFGLIRGADAAFTNFETLIHGYDIPGAQQSGGTYMTSPRFVGEELAWAGFDLLGLANNHTNDFGVEGMRSTVTALAETDMVFAGVGENLAFARSPGYLDTRKGRVALISTSSSFPEAIAAGPQRKDLMGRPGLNPLRHVETYTVTQETYDTLTTLRGPARSGMGGDDSGVLKFGGSNFVVGDEIGVSSKVDEKDLRELSASVRDARQQADWVVVSVHSHESADPADRTQPAEFLVEFAHAMIDSGADMVVGHGPHILRGIEVYKGKPIFYSMANFIFENDLVGFQPAENYEKTGLAHDALPGDYYSKRSKNDTVGFPASRKYWQSIVAEVVYTNERELKEVRLHPIALGFGQPRTKRGQPYPAPDAESSQVIDDLVELCEPYGATVNYKSGVGILSWK; encoded by the coding sequence ATGAAATTTAGAAACTCTCTACGAATTAGCTTTTCCACAGGCCTGCTGCTCGGCGCGGTCTGCATCCAGGCCAGCCCGCTGGCCTATGGCGCCAGCGTCGATCGCGCCTGGAAGTCCGCCGCCGGTGCCGAGGATGAAACCGTGTTCGCGCTGACCGGCGATTCGATCATCAATCGACGCCTTTCGACCTTCGCCGCTCCCGGCGTCGAGCAGATGTTCGGTCTGATTCGCGGAGCCGATGCCGCGTTCACCAATTTCGAAACCCTGATCCACGGCTACGACATACCCGGTGCCCAGCAAAGTGGCGGCACCTACATGACCTCGCCACGTTTCGTCGGCGAGGAGCTGGCCTGGGCCGGTTTCGATCTGCTCGGCCTGGCCAACAACCACACCAATGACTTTGGCGTGGAGGGCATGCGCAGCACCGTGACCGCTCTTGCCGAGACCGACATGGTGTTTGCCGGGGTTGGTGAGAACCTGGCGTTTGCGCGCAGCCCCGGTTATCTGGACACGCGCAAGGGTCGCGTCGCGCTGATCTCTACCTCATCCTCGTTCCCGGAGGCGATTGCCGCCGGTCCGCAGCGCAAGGATCTGATGGGGCGTCCCGGACTCAACCCGCTGCGTCACGTCGAAACCTACACCGTCACCCAGGAAACCTACGACACGCTCACCACGCTGCGTGGCCCCGCGCGTTCCGGTATGGGCGGCGATGATTCGGGCGTACTGAAGTTCGGTGGCTCCAACTTTGTCGTCGGCGACGAGATCGGTGTGAGTTCGAAGGTCGACGAGAAGGATCTGCGCGAGCTGTCCGCCAGCGTGCGCGATGCGCGCCAGCAGGCCGACTGGGTTGTCGTCTCCGTGCATTCGCACGAGTCGGCCGATCCGGCAGATCGGACCCAACCCGCTGAATTCCTTGTCGAGTTCGCGCACGCGATGATCGATTCCGGCGCCGACATGGTGGTCGGACACGGTCCGCACATCCTGCGTGGTATCGAGGTGTACAAGGGCAAGCCGATCTTCTACTCGATGGCCAATTTCATCTTCGAGAACGATCTGGTTGGCTTCCAGCCCGCCGAGAACTACGAGAAGACCGGCCTCGCGCACGACGCGCTGCCCGGCGACTACTACAGCAAGCGTTCCAAGAACGACACCGTGGGGTTTCCGGCCAGTCGCAAGTACTGGCAGAGCATCGTGGCCGAAGTGGTCTACACCAATGAGCGCGAACTCAAGGAAGTGCGCCTGCACCCGATCGCGCTGGGCTTCGGCCAGCCACGTACCAAGCGTGGACAGCCGTATCCGGCGCCGGATGCCGAAAGCTCACAGGTGATCGACGATCTGGTCGAACTATGCGAACCCTACGGCGCGACCGTGAACTACAAGAGCGGTGTCGGCATCCTGTCCTGGAAATAG